Proteins from a genomic interval of Coccinella septempunctata chromosome 2, icCocSept1.1, whole genome shotgun sequence:
- the LOC123307118 gene encoding uncharacterized protein LOC123307118: protein MSDHTAQKIIFATEEVRINTIYFRRFYGQQEKHAFLEKLFSQNWNLMREIDRSEVNRQWDVFMSEFINIFNENFPKKPSLNKKRAYIHKTPEIEKIKNELDILLFLSRVSQQHLDLYQKTKKEYDNALKNQRTKTYEERIIKSDNKGKTMWQICKEITGTTRSTEDWQLEGTPEEIAENFNYHFNNTVNTLLNNISTTPIDYSHMKRIEKSLYLRPTTPSEIENLSKTIKFSSGDDEIPIMIVKLSLPAVSEILSYIINNSFKHGIFPDSLKLALIKPIFKTGNPELLNNYRPISLLPAFSRIFEVLVSTRLTEYFKENNLFSHTQHGFLHGRSTQTAIFEFLQYILESLEDSKMALGIFLDLSKAYDSLNKEYLLQKLEFYGVRGNTIKWLDSFMTNRKQRVTITQNKNQSKSKILIRTIGIDQGSVIGTLLFLVYLNDLGHIVLQDEGNMVNFVDDTNLLTSAEDFEELSRRANHIFLKSRT, encoded by the coding sequence ATGTCAGATCACACagcacaaaaaattatttttgctaCAGAAGAAGTAAGGATAAATACCATCTATTTCCGAAGATTTTATGGCCAGCAAGAAAAACatgcatttttggaaaaattatttAGCCAAAACTGGAACCTTATGCGAGAGATAGATAGATCCGAAGTGAATAGACAATGGGATGTTTTTATGTCtgaattcataaatatattcaacGAGAATTTTCCCAAAAAACCATCTCTGAACAAAAAGCGAGCCTATATTCACAAAAcacctgaaattgaaaaaattaaaaacgaatTAGACATCCTCTTATTCTTAAGTAGAGTGAGCCAACAACATCTCGATCtttaccaaaaaacaaaaaaagaatatgacaATGCATTGAAAAACCAGAGAACCAAAACATATGAGGAAAGAATAATCAAGTCAGACAATAAAGGTAAAACTATGTGGCAAATATGCAAAGAAATCACTGGCACAACAAGATCCACTGAAGATTGGCAATTGGAAGGGACTCCAGAAGAAATAGCAGAAAATTTCAACTATCACTTCAACAACACAGTAAACACCCTCCTAAATAACATATCTACAACACCTATAGATTATTCTCACATGAAGCGTATAGAGAAGTCCCTCTACCTGAGACCAACAACACCTTCCGAAATAGAGAACTTATCAAAAACCATCAAATTCAGCAGCGGAGATGACGAAATTCCTATAATGATAGTCAAGTTATCATTACCAGCAGTCAGCGAAATACTATCATACATCATAAATAATTCCTTCAAACATGGTATATTTCCAGATTCCTTGAAACTAGCACTCATAAAACCAATATTCAAAACAGGCAACCCAGAACTTCTCAACAACTACAGACCAATAAGTTTACTACCAGcattttccagaatttttgaaGTACTAGTCTCAACAAGATTAACTGAATACTTTAAAGAAAACAACCTTTTTTCACATACCCAACATGGATTTCTACATGGACGCTCAACACAGACAGCTATCTTTGAATTCTTGCAGTACATTTTGGAGTCACTTGAGGACAGTAAGATGGCTCTAGGTATTTTCCTAGACCTTTCTAAAGCCTATGACTCATTAAACAAAGAATATCTTCTTCAGAAATTAGAGTTTTACGGAGTGAGAGGAAACACAATTAAATGGCTTGATTCATTCATGACTAACAGAAAACAAAGAGTTACCATCacacaaaataaaaatcaatcaaagtcaaaaatattgataagaaCAATAGGAATCGACCAAGGAAGCGTCATCGGCACACTCTTATTCTTAGTGTACCTGAACGATCTAGGCCACATAGTACTGCAAGATGAAGGAAACATGGTGAATTTTGTCGACGACACAAATCTATTAACCAGTGCCGAGGATTTTGAAGAGCTCTCGAGACGAGCCAACCACATCTTCTTGAAATCAAGAACATAG